The following proteins are encoded in a genomic region of Arcobacter suis CECT 7833:
- a CDS encoding LysR family transcriptional regulator, producing MDSSLLKVFVEVAQENSITKAANKLNFAQSNVTSRIKQLEKSLGFALFHRVPKGVILSKEGEKLYPYAVEIVKKVELATFSMKNINNQEHLIIGSTESNATTRIVPFLVQLHSDFPNMSLELITNTTREITKELLDYKVDIAFISGVPKHNDLIVLNKVDEDIVIVEPKSGNAPNVFLSFKNGCAYNEFGQTYLKNSSNEDFKTLEFGNYEIILGCVKAAMGKSLLPLSIVKKHKYENDLKITNLPKELANMPTCLVCRKDNIPKIEDYLKEYSF from the coding sequence ATGGATTCAAGTTTATTAAAAGTTTTTGTTGAAGTAGCACAAGAAAACAGTATTACAAAAGCAGCAAATAAATTAAATTTTGCCCAATCAAACGTAACTTCAAGAATAAAACAGCTGGAAAAATCTTTAGGATTTGCTCTGTTTCATAGAGTCCCAAAGGGTGTGATTTTAAGTAAAGAAGGAGAAAAACTCTATCCTTACGCAGTTGAAATTGTAAAAAAAGTTGAACTTGCAACTTTTAGTATGAAAAATATCAACAACCAAGAACATCTAATAATTGGTTCAACTGAATCAAATGCAACTACAAGAATTGTGCCATTTTTAGTTCAACTTCACAGTGATTTTCCAAATATGAGTTTAGAATTAATCACTAATACAACAAGAGAAATTACAAAAGAACTGCTTGATTATAAAGTTGATATTGCATTTATTAGTGGTGTTCCAAAACATAATGATTTAATAGTTTTAAATAAAGTAGATGAAGATATAGTAATAGTTGAACCAAAAAGTGGAAATGCTCCAAATGTTTTTTTATCTTTTAAAAATGGTTGTGCTTATAATGAATTTGGACAAACTTATCTAAAAAATAGCTCAAACGAAGATTTCAAAACTTTAGAATTTGGAAATTATGAAATAATTTTAGGTTGTGTAAAAGCAGCAATGGGAAAAAGTCTATTGCCATTAAGTATTGTGAAAAAACATAAATATGAAAATGATTTAAAAATCACAAATCTACCAAAAGAGTTAGCAAATATGCCAACTTGTTTGGTTTGTAGAAAAGATAATATTCCTAAAATTGAGGATTATCTAAAAGAGTATAGTTTTTAG
- the trpC gene encoding indole-3-glycerol phosphate synthase TrpC, which yields MILDEIIEKTKQDLEIRKKEISLDLLGRTLSSNPYTPRDVKPYLTSTKEEPIRIIAEVKKASPSKGIIKEDFDPILIAQAYSNSGANAISVLTEPHYFQGNLEYLTAIRRYVPTPLLRKDFIVDKYQIVEALVYGADFILLIAKALGTKELKELYDYAIHLGLEVLVEIHDKEDLTKAIKCGATIIGINHRNLDTFEMDMTLCDKLIPLIPNGKIIVAESGVSDIEVIKRLNSIGADAFLIGEHFMRVPSIEDELKKFKNACN from the coding sequence ATGATTTTAGATGAGATTATAGAAAAAACAAAACAAGATTTAGAAATTAGAAAAAAAGAGATAAGCTTAGATTTATTAGGAAGAACTCTATCTTCAAATCCTTATACTCCAAGAGATGTAAAACCATATTTAACTTCAACAAAAGAAGAACCAATTAGAATTATTGCTGAAGTTAAGAAAGCTAGTCCTAGCAAGGGAATAATAAAAGAGGATTTTGATCCAATTTTAATTGCACAAGCATATAGTAATAGTGGAGCAAATGCAATTTCAGTTTTAACAGAACCTCACTATTTTCAAGGTAATTTAGAGTATTTAACTGCAATTAGAAGATATGTTCCAACGCCACTTTTAAGAAAAGATTTTATAGTTGATAAATATCAAATTGTTGAAGCTTTAGTTTATGGAGCTGATTTTATTTTACTTATTGCAAAAGCACTTGGAACAAAAGAATTAAAAGAACTTTATGATTATGCAATTCATTTAGGACTTGAAGTTTTAGTTGAAATTCATGATAAGGAAGATTTAACAAAAGCTATTAAATGTGGAGCTACAATTATTGGGATAAATCATAGAAATCTTGATACTTTTGAAATGGATATGACTTTATGTGATAAATTAATTCCTTTAATTCCAAATGGAAAAATCATAGTTGCAGAATCAGGTGTTTCAGATATTGAAGTAATAAAAAGATTAAACTCGATTGGTGCTGATGCGTTTTTAATTGGTGAACATTTTATGAGAGTTCCAAGCATTGAAGATGAATTAAAAAAATTCAAAAATGCTTGTAACTAA
- a CDS encoding tetratricopeptide repeat protein — protein sequence MDLENKEPIKIKFVEVKTKSFELENQYIILALESENQRLYYDARELYIRLFEQTNNYEYLLKHLAISTQIKDYKIVKEYASKYYINNIKQEEIILRLYTFALFKLGDQKEALLNAQKLTNLFQNDVNYELLGTIYLQQKDYLKAYELFEKAFALNKSANTFLNLTNIQYFNLSQKEEAISKIEQYIKENGHDFNLSMQLLAFYEKEQKTEKIIPLLKEMYSEYKKNNELLMFNKTKILLIKYIAKDNVGMAIDFLEQNKEEDEILLNLYKITNQPLKAYNLLGSLYANSDNLEYLGQQAIIEFEMAEDKRKVLNSVIAKFEKVIEHIDNHIYENYLAYILIDFNINVSKGVTLVKKALKEEPNNLAYIDTLAWGQYKLKNCQEANKQMKRVVDEVGLNDEEIKLHWEKIKECKK from the coding sequence TTGGACTTAGAAAATAAAGAACCAATAAAAATAAAATTTGTTGAAGTAAAAACTAAAAGTTTTGAGCTTGAAAATCAATATATAATTTTAGCATTAGAATCAGAAAATCAAAGATTATATTATGATGCAAGAGAATTATATATAAGATTATTTGAACAAACAAATAATTATGAGTATTTATTAAAACATTTAGCAATATCTACACAGATAAAAGATTATAAAATTGTTAAGGAATATGCTTCTAAATATTACATAAATAATATTAAACAAGAAGAGATAATATTAAGATTATATACATTTGCGCTATTTAAATTAGGTGATCAAAAAGAAGCTTTATTAAATGCTCAAAAATTAACAAATTTATTTCAAAATGATGTAAATTATGAACTTTTAGGGACTATTTATTTACAACAAAAAGATTATTTAAAAGCTTATGAGCTTTTTGAGAAAGCGTTTGCTTTAAATAAATCTGCAAATACATTTCTTAATTTGACAAATATTCAATATTTCAATTTATCACAAAAAGAAGAAGCCATAAGTAAAATAGAGCAATATATAAAAGAAAATGGACATGATTTTAATTTATCAATGCAACTTTTAGCTTTTTATGAAAAAGAGCAAAAAACAGAAAAAATAATTCCTTTATTAAAAGAAATGTATTCTGAATATAAAAAGAATAATGAATTATTGATGTTTAATAAAACAAAAATTTTATTAATAAAGTATATAGCAAAAGATAATGTAGGAATGGCAATAGATTTTCTTGAACAAAATAAAGAAGAAGACGAAATTTTATTAAATTTATATAAAATTACAAATCAACCTTTAAAAGCTTATAATTTATTAGGAAGTTTATATGCAAATAGTGATAATTTAGAATATTTAGGACAACAAGCAATTATAGAATTTGAAATGGCTGAAGATAAAAGAAAAGTATTAAATAGTGTTATTGCTAAATTTGAAAAAGTAATAGAACATATTGATAATCATATTTATGAAAATTATTTAGCATATATTTTAATTGACTTTAATATAAATGTATCAAAAGGTGTAACTTTAGTAAAAAAAGCACTAAAAGAAGAACCTAATAATTTAGCATATATTGATACTTTAGCTTGGGGACAATATAAACTCAAAAACTGTCAAGAAGCAAATAAACAAATGAAAAGAGTAGTTGATGAAGTTGGCTTAAATGATGAAGAGATAAAACTACATTGGGAAAAAATAAAGGAGTGTAAAAAATGA
- a CDS encoding YkgJ family cysteine cluster protein — protein MSNLVKKDGFNFAFDPNGCNSCKGNCCIGESGYIWINSVEIQALALHLKISAEDLKKRYLNKIAYKYSIKEIQLASNNYACCFFDLEKKQCSIYNARPNQCRTFPFWDYFKEKEEEVYKECPAIRSL, from the coding sequence TTGAGTAATTTAGTTAAAAAAGATGGATTTAATTTTGCTTTTGATCCAAATGGTTGTAATAGTTGCAAAGGAAATTGTTGTATAGGGGAAAGTGGTTATATTTGGATTAATTCGGTTGAAATTCAAGCTTTAGCTTTACATTTAAAAATTTCTGCTGAAGATTTAAAAAAAAGATATTTAAATAAAATCGCCTATAAATATAGCATAAAAGAGATACAATTAGCTTCAAATAATTATGCGTGCTGTTTTTTCGATTTGGAAAAAAAACAATGTTCTATTTATAATGCAAGACCAAATCAATGTAGGACTTTCCCTTTTTGGGATTATTTTAAAGAAAAAGAAGAAGAGGTTTATAAAGAGTGCCCAGCTATACGAAGTCTTTAG
- a CDS encoding tRNA1(Val) (adenine(37)-N6)-methyltransferase, with protein sequence MVLYQPTNGYCYNSDTHFLYNFIIENFTKYKNIKGELLDVGSGSGILGLLVAKDFEKLKLNQCEIQKMFQFFSTKNSKTNKIDSKLYEGSFEEIDFEKKFDICVSNPPFYHADVIKSDNQSLKIARYNDSLPLEVFIKKTASILKSEGKFFFCYDVKQINNILLLLNKYKFNLEALQFVHPKYSKDATLILVYAKRNSKSLTKILKPLIVFDENNNFTSEVQEIYKKSSTHSIKVDIE encoded by the coding sequence TTGGTTTTATATCAGCCAACAAATGGCTATTGTTATAATAGTGATACACATTTTTTATATAACTTTATAATTGAAAATTTTACCAAATATAAGAATATAAAAGGTGAATTATTAGACGTAGGAAGTGGGAGTGGAATTTTAGGTTTATTAGTAGCAAAAGATTTTGAAAAACTAAAACTAAATCAGTGTGAAATACAAAAAATGTTTCAATTTTTCTCAACAAAAAATTCAAAAACAAATAAAATAGATTCAAAATTATATGAAGGTTCTTTTGAAGAAATTGACTTTGAGAAAAAATTTGATATTTGCGTTTCAAATCCACCTTTTTATCATGCAGATGTTATCAAAAGTGACAATCAAAGTTTAAAAATTGCTAGATATAATGACTCTTTACCCCTTGAAGTTTTTATAAAAAAAACAGCATCAATATTAAAAAGTGAAGGAAAATTCTTTTTTTGTTATGATGTAAAACAAATAAACAATATATTGTTATTGTTAAATAAATATAAATTTAATTTAGAAGCTTTACAGTTTGTTCATCCAAAATATTCAAAAGATGCAACATTAATTTTAGTTTATGCAAAAAGAAATTCAAAATCTTTGACAAAAATTTTAAAACCTTTAATAGTTTTTGATGAAAATAATAATTTTACTTCTGAAGTTCAAGAAATATATAAAAAATCTTCTACACACAGTATAAAGGTCGATATTGAGTAA
- a CDS encoding 4Fe-4S dicluster domain-containing protein, whose protein sequence is MSNMEAPANTPVWVNEARCKACDKCVSVCPAGVLAMRQEVHSTLGSMIKVVHPEACIGCTDCELACPDFAIYVADKKEFKFAKLTEEAKVRKEAVIKNNYRELEA, encoded by the coding sequence ATGTCTAATATGGAAGCTCCTGCAAATACTCCGGTTTGGGTTAATGAAGCTAGATGCAAAGCATGTGATAAATGTGTTTCAGTATGTCCAGCTGGCGTACTTGCGATGAGACAAGAAGTTCATTCTACTTTAGGTTCAATGATTAAAGTTGTTCACCCAGAAGCATGTATTGGTTGTACAGATTGCGAATTGGCATGTCCAGATTTTGCAATTTATGTTGCTGATAAAAAAGAGTTCAAATTTGCAAAACTTACAGAAGAAGCAAAAGTGAGAAAAGAAGCGGTTATAAAAAATAATTATAGAGAACTAGAGGCGTAA
- a CDS encoding 2-oxoglutarate synthase subunit alpha — protein MAREVISTGNELAAKAAIDADVEFFGGYPITPSSEIMHVLSSALPARGHACIQMEDEIAGICTAIGAAMSGKRSMTATSGPGISLKAENLGVGYISEVPLVVVNVMRGGPSTGLPTRVAQGDLLQAKNPTHGDVKSITLVPGNLRECYTETVRAFNLADRFMQPVFVLLDETIGHMSGKAILPDLEEIQASKISRKRFDGDKKDYKPYGVGADEPAVLNPMFEGYRYHFTGLHHGPTGHPTEDADMCDALMKRLFNKVDAHVDELELNEEYMLEDADIMIIAYGSVSLGVTEAINRMRKEGIKVGMFRPLTIWPSPAKRIKELMDKFNKVLVAELNMGQFTEEVQRVSGRSNFDTLYKVNGRPLSPLEIIEKVKGM, from the coding sequence ATGGCAAGAGAAGTAATTTCAACTGGTAATGAACTAGCAGCTAAAGCTGCAATAGACGCTGACGTTGAGTTTTTTGGTGGATACCCTATTACTCCTTCAAGTGAGATAATGCACGTACTTTCTTCTGCATTACCAGCTAGAGGACATGCATGTATTCAAATGGAAGATGAAATAGCAGGTATTTGTACAGCAATAGGTGCTGCAATGTCTGGAAAAAGATCAATGACTGCAACATCAGGACCTGGTATCTCTTTAAAAGCAGAAAACTTAGGTGTTGGATATATTTCTGAAGTTCCTTTAGTAGTTGTAAATGTAATGAGAGGTGGTCCATCAACTGGTCTTCCAACAAGAGTTGCACAAGGTGACTTATTACAAGCAAAAAACCCTACTCATGGTGATGTAAAATCAATTACTTTAGTTCCAGGTAACTTAAGAGAATGTTATACAGAAACAGTAAGAGCTTTCAATTTAGCTGATAGATTTATGCAACCTGTATTTGTTTTATTAGATGAAACAATTGGTCACATGAGTGGAAAAGCAATTCTTCCTGATCTAGAAGAAATTCAAGCTTCTAAAATCTCAAGAAAAAGATTCGATGGAGATAAAAAAGATTACAAACCTTACGGTGTTGGAGCTGATGAACCAGCTGTATTAAATCCAATGTTTGAAGGTTATAGATACCACTTTACTGGTCTTCACCATGGACCAACAGGACATCCTACAGAAGATGCTGATATGTGTGACGCTTTAATGAAAAGATTATTTAATAAAGTTGATGCTCACGTAGATGAATTAGAATTAAATGAAGAATATATGTTAGAAGATGCTGACATTATGATTATTGCGTATGGTTCTGTATCTTTAGGTGTTACTGAAGCAATTAATAGAATGAGAAAAGAAGGTATTAAAGTTGGAATGTTCAGACCATTAACAATTTGGCCAAGTCCAGCAAAAAGAATAAAAGAATTAATGGATAAATTTAACAAAGTATTAGTTGCAGAGTTAAATATGGGACAATTTACAGAAGAAGTACAAAGAGTATCTGGAAGATCTAATTTTGATACATTATATAAAGTAAATGGTAGACCTTTATCTCCACTAGAAATTATTGAAAAAGTGAAAGGAATGTAA
- a CDS encoding 2-oxoglutarate ferredoxin oxidoreductase subunit beta, translating to MAFNYDEYLRTDKMPTLWCWGCGDGVILKSVIRAIEKLGWNMDDVCVVSGIGCSGRFSSYINCNTIHTTHGRTLAYATGVKLANPDKKVIVVGGDGDGLAIGGNHTIHAARRNIDLNYIIINNFIYGLTNSQTSPTTPQGMWTVTMSRGNIDPTFDACKLVEAAGASFVARETMLDPKKLERTLVKAFEHKGFSFIEVFSNCHVNLGRKNKMATAMANLEWIDSISMAKSKFEKLEPEEQKGIFPTGILKQDTEAMEYCEAYEKVKEAHKNKTMVQL from the coding sequence ATGGCTTTTAATTATGATGAATATTTAAGAACAGATAAAATGCCAACACTATGGTGTTGGGGATGTGGTGATGGAGTTATTCTAAAATCTGTAATTAGAGCTATAGAGAAACTTGGTTGGAATATGGATGATGTTTGTGTTGTTTCAGGAATCGGATGTTCTGGAAGATTTTCTTCATACATTAACTGTAATACAATTCACACAACTCACGGAAGAACTTTAGCTTATGCAACTGGTGTTAAATTAGCAAATCCAGATAAAAAAGTTATTGTTGTTGGTGGAGATGGTGATGGTCTTGCAATTGGTGGAAATCATACAATTCATGCTGCTAGAAGAAACATTGACTTAAATTATATTATTATCAATAATTTCATTTATGGATTAACAAATTCTCAAACAAGTCCAACAACTCCTCAAGGTATGTGGACTGTTACAATGAGTAGAGGAAATATTGACCCTACTTTTGATGCTTGTAAATTAGTTGAAGCAGCAGGAGCTTCTTTTGTTGCAAGAGAAACTATGTTAGACCCTAAAAAATTAGAAAGAACTTTAGTTAAAGCTTTTGAACATAAAGGTTTTTCATTTATTGAAGTATTCTCTAACTGTCACGTTAACTTAGGAAGAAAAAATAAAATGGCAACAGCTATGGCAAATTTAGAGTGGATTGATTCAATTTCAATGGCAAAATCTAAATTTGAAAAATTAGAACCAGAAGAACAAAAAGGTATTTTTCCTACAGGTATTTTAAAACAAGATACTGAAGCAATGGAATATTGTGAAGCTTACGAAAAAGTAAAAGAAGCTCATAAAAATAAAACTATGGTTCAATTATAA
- a CDS encoding 2-oxoacid:acceptor oxidoreductase family protein: protein MATNKTLMRFTGVGGQGVLLAGAIFAAAKINDGGYGLKTATYTSQVRGGPTVVDITLQDDEILYPYANDGEIDFMLSVAQISYDQFKNGVKEGGVIVVEPNLVTPTEEDRKKWKIYEIPIITIAKEEVGNVITQSVLALAMANYFTGETVPNEVLKKTMLSKVPEKVHEINNKAFDLGIKYAHEAQANA, encoded by the coding sequence ATGGCAACAAATAAAACATTAATGAGATTTACAGGTGTTGGTGGACAAGGTGTACTTCTTGCAGGTGCGATTTTCGCAGCTGCAAAAATCAATGATGGAGGTTATGGTTTAAAAACTGCAACTTATACATCTCAAGTAAGAGGTGGACCAACTGTTGTTGATATTACTTTACAAGATGATGAAATTTTATATCCTTATGCAAATGATGGTGAAATTGATTTCATGCTTTCAGTTGCACAAATTTCTTATGACCAATTTAAAAATGGTGTAAAAGAAGGTGGAGTTATCGTTGTTGAACCAAATCTTGTTACTCCAACTGAAGAAGATAGAAAAAAATGGAAAATCTATGAAATTCCAATTATTACTATTGCGAAAGAAGAAGTAGGAAATGTTATTACTCAATCAGTTTTAGCATTAGCTATGGCTAACTATTTTACAGGTGAAACTGTACCAAATGAAGTATTGAAAAAAACAATGCTTTCAAAAGTGCCAGAAAAAGTACATGAAATCAATAATAAAGCATTTGATTTAGGTATTAAATACGCTCACGAAGCACAAGCTAACGCTTAA
- a CDS encoding HD domain-containing protein: MFSQENYIEVLTFAAHAHGEQKTPKGLLYLAHITCVAMEVINACEKSKLDEEKANIAISCALLHDVIEDANITYDELYVKFGETIANGVEALTKDKTLVSKQEQMKDSIERLLTQPYEVQMVKLADRITNLGIPPKHWDNEKISKYQKEASFILSCLGNSNIYLAKRLKEKIEDYKKYIKE, encoded by the coding sequence ATGTTTAGCCAAGAAAATTATATAGAAGTTTTAACTTTTGCTGCTCATGCTCATGGTGAGCAAAAAACTCCAAAAGGTTTGCTTTATCTTGCTCATATAACTTGTGTAGCAATGGAAGTTATAAATGCTTGTGAGAAATCTAAGCTTGATGAAGAAAAAGCAAATATAGCCATTTCTTGTGCTTTGTTACATGATGTTATTGAAGATGCTAATATTACTTATGATGAACTATATGTAAAATTTGGAGAAACCATTGCCAATGGGGTTGAAGCTTTAACAAAAGATAAAACTTTGGTTTCAAAACAAGAACAAATGAAAGATAGTATTGAAAGATTATTAACTCAACCCTATGAAGTTCAAATGGTTAAATTAGCTGATAGAATTACAAATTTAGGAATTCCACCAAAACATTGGGATAATGAAAAAATATCAAAATATCAAAAAGAAGCAAGTTTTATTTTATCTTGTTTAGGTAATTCAAATATTTATTTAGCAAAAAGATTAAAAGAAAAAATAGAAGATTATAAAAAATATATAAAAGAATAA
- a CDS encoding 3'-5' exonuclease codes for MKSPKRIVPKPQFKLQNILQRLLKEPILYTEFLELLNEAADTFYETPELEFELLLSNGLPLEFEGDFVYLKTIKTPIEEQTFCIVDIETNGGSAKKGYQIIELGAVKYKNGKILDKFESLVYAKEIPAYVQEVTKINLKMLEDAPRLEKVLKEFKVFLEDDVFVAHDIKFDYTFISDSFEKFHLGKLLNRKICSIDLAKRTIESEKYGLSFLKEVLNIEVDNHHRAYFDALTTAIVFEKSLSNIDSSKIKTVEDLISFSKSDNVINNHKKENK; via the coding sequence ATGAAATCGCCTAAAAGGATTGTTCCTAAACCTCAATTTAAATTACAAAATATTTTACAAAGATTATTAAAAGAACCAATTTTATATACAGAATTTTTAGAGTTATTAAATGAAGCAGCTGATACTTTTTATGAAACTCCAGAACTTGAATTTGAATTACTTTTATCAAATGGTTTACCTTTGGAGTTTGAAGGAGATTTTGTTTATTTAAAAACTATAAAAACACCAATAGAAGAACAAACTTTTTGTATAGTTGATATTGAAACAAATGGTGGAAGTGCAAAAAAAGGTTATCAAATTATTGAACTTGGCGCTGTAAAATATAAAAATGGAAAAATTCTAGATAAATTCGAATCATTAGTTTATGCAAAAGAAATTCCAGCTTATGTTCAAGAAGTTACAAAAATAAATCTTAAAATGTTAGAAGATGCTCCAAGACTTGAGAAAGTTTTAAAAGAATTTAAAGTGTTTTTAGAAGATGATGTTTTTGTGGCCCATGATATAAAATTTGATTACACTTTTATTTCTGATTCTTTTGAAAAATTTCATTTAGGAAAACTCTTAAATAGAAAAATTTGTTCTATTGATTTGGCAAAAAGAACAATCGAATCTGAAAAATATGGTTTGAGTTTTTTAAAAGAAGTTTTAAATATTGAAGTTGATAATCATCATAGAGCCTATTTTGATGCTTTAACAACAGCTATTGTTTTTGAAAAAAGTTTGTCAAATATTGATAGTTCTAAAATTAAAACAGTTGAAGATTTAATCTCTTTTTCAAAAAGTGATAATGTTATAAATAATCATAAAAAAGAGAATAAATAA
- a CDS encoding phosphoribosylanthranilate isomerase — MRVKICGITNLQDALDAINAGADALGFVFYANSPRYITPLKAKEIVEKLPPFVQIVGLFVNENENFINEVCAESKMHLAQIIDDNEILNYELLKVKSIKVIRVKSQKDLKNLNKDYYLLDAFVDGFGGEGKRVALEWFENLDCSKFILAGGLTSNNLKEINGYGFYGVDVSSGVEESKGKKSKQKMIDFVKEANEIA; from the coding sequence ATGAGAGTAAAAATTTGTGGTATAACAAATTTACAAGATGCACTTGATGCAATAAATGCAGGTGCTGATGCTTTGGGTTTTGTTTTTTATGCTAATTCTCCAAGATATATTACACCTTTAAAAGCAAAAGAGATAGTTGAAAAACTTCCTCCTTTTGTACAAATAGTTGGACTTTTTGTAAATGAAAATGAAAACTTTATAAATGAAGTTTGTGCTGAATCAAAAATGCATTTGGCTCAAATAATAGATGATAATGAGATATTAAATTATGAATTATTAAAAGTAAAATCTATAAAAGTAATAAGAGTTAAATCACAAAAAGATTTAAAGAATTTAAATAAAGATTATTATTTATTAGATGCTTTTGTTGATGGTTTTGGAGGTGAGGGTAAAAGAGTTGCTTTAGAGTGGTTTGAAAACCTTGATTGTTCAAAATTTATTCTTGCTGGTGGATTAACTTCAAATAATTTAAAAGAGATAAATGGTTATGGTTTTTATGGAGTTGATGTTAGCAGTGGAGTTGAAGAATCTAAGGGAAAAAAATCTAAACAAAAAATGATAGATTTTGTAAAAGAGGCAAATGAAATCGCCTAA
- the rpe gene encoding ribulose-phosphate 3-epimerase, with product MLVAPSILSADFGNLASEIKAICDAGSDLIHVDVMDGHYVPNMTIGPVVVNSVAKVATKPLDIHLMVEDNTFFVELFAPCKPLYISFHIESENHPHRLIQKIRDYGIKPAIVLNPHTPPEAIEYLLEDLDMVLLMSVNPGFGGQKFIPSVIEKAKKLKELINKRNPNCLIQVDGGVNDKNIHELKEAGVDVVVAGSYVFGNADYSKAIKSLQV from the coding sequence ATGCTTGTAGCACCTTCTATATTATCAGCAGATTTTGGAAATCTTGCAAGTGAAATAAAAGCCATTTGTGATGCTGGAAGTGATTTAATTCATGTGGATGTAATGGATGGACACTATGTTCCTAATATGACAATAGGACCTGTTGTTGTAAACTCTGTTGCAAAAGTTGCTACTAAACCCCTTGATATTCATTTAATGGTTGAAGATAATACTTTTTTTGTTGAGCTTTTTGCCCCTTGTAAACCTCTTTATATTTCATTTCATATTGAAAGTGAAAATCATCCACATAGACTTATTCAAAAGATTAGAGATTATGGAATTAAACCAGCAATTGTTTTAAATCCTCATACTCCTCCTGAAGCCATTGAATATTTACTTGAAGATTTGGATATGGTTTTATTAATGTCTGTAAATCCTGGTTTTGGTGGACAAAAATTTATTCCATCAGTTATTGAAAAAGCAAAAAAATTAAAAGAGTTAATTAATAAAAGAAATCCAAATTGTTTAATTCAAGTTGATGGTGGAGTAAATGACAAAAATATTCATGAGTTAAAAGAAGCTGGTGTTGATGTTGTTGTTGCTGGATCTTATGTGTTTGGAAATGCTGATTATTCAAAAGCTATAAAAAGTCTACAGGTTTAA
- a CDS encoding phospholipase A: protein MKKFLLLFIYSLCFSEDINTLYEEAQNLENQGNYKEAMLLYKKAADLNIPKYTPEDRYILDLSKNDEHKVESFTNMKKAFYQNQIDKVNDKETDENLKQIVTGDFGLYPYKKNYLLPVTYQVNTPKEQNSFETNFQISIEKPITYNFFGLNESISAAYTQNSFWQTFKHSSPFRETNYEPEIFVQFPYKSTSTLKSYKIALNHVSNGRNDEYSRSWNRVYLEGYFQLSNLFIIPKVWYRIPENSSDDDNPNIEDYYGNGDLTFLYAYKKHTFELALRNNLEFNEGNKGSAELNWTFPLPDFLYAANTYGIFQLFSGYGNNLIDYDREVHKVGLGIAFSR, encoded by the coding sequence ATGAAAAAATTTTTACTCTTATTTATCTATAGTTTATGTTTTAGTGAAGATATAAATACACTTTATGAAGAAGCTCAAAATTTAGAAAATCAAGGAAATTATAAAGAAGCCATGCTTTTATATAAAAAAGCTGCTGATTTGAATATTCCTAAATATACTCCAGAAGATAGATATATACTTGATTTATCAAAAAATGATGAACATAAAGTTGAATCCTTTACAAACATGAAAAAAGCTTTTTATCAAAACCAAATTGATAAAGTTAATGATAAAGAAACTGACGAAAATTTAAAACAGATAGTTACGGGTGACTTTGGTCTTTATCCTTATAAAAAGAACTATTTACTTCCTGTAACTTATCAAGTAAATACACCAAAAGAACAAAATTCTTTTGAGACAAATTTTCAAATAAGTATAGAAAAACCTATTACTTATAATTTTTTTGGACTAAATGAATCAATTTCAGCTGCATACACACAAAACTCTTTTTGGCAAACATTTAAACACTCTTCTCCTTTTAGAGAAACAAATTATGAACCTGAAATATTTGTACAATTTCCATATAAAAGTACCAGTACTTTAAAAAGTTATAAAATTGCATTAAATCATGTTTCAAATGGAAGAAATGATGAATATTCAAGGTCATGGAACAGAGTCTATTTAGAAGGTTATTTTCAACTTTCTAATTTATTTATAATCCCAAAAGTTTGGTATAGAATCCCTGAAAATAGTTCAGATGATGATAATCCTAATATTGAAGATTATTATGGAAATGGTGATTTAACTTTCCTTTATGCTTATAAAAAACATACATTTGAATTGGCTTTGAGAAACAATCTTGAGTTCAATGAGGGGAATAAAGGTTCAGCTGAGTTAAATTGGACTTTCCCCCTACCTGATTTTTTATATGCAGCAAATACTTATGGTATATTCCAACTATTCTCAGGTTATGGTAATAATCTAATTGATTATGATAGAGAAGTTCATAAAGTAGGCTTAGGAATAGCTTTCTCTAGATAG